CCTCAACAATTTATCTAGCTGTAACTGTAAGTGATGGTGCTAAATGCCAATTCAGTTATAGTTTAACTGGAGATAAATATACCAATGTAAATGATGTATTTCAGGCTGAGCCAGGAAAATGGATAGGCGCTAAAGTAGGACTTTTTTGCGTTAGAGAACAACAAACAAATGACGCGGGTTATGCAGATTTTGATTTTTTTAGAATAGAGAAATAATATCAACCGTTGTGGGCTTAGGCTTACAATACTTAATGCTGAAATTTGCTAACTGATAACGATTGCATAGTTTTTTGTTCCATTAATGCGATAAACTATGTAGACTTGTCGTTAGATATGTGTTTTTAGAGAAGTGTAGAGATGTAATTCGAAGTCGCAACCGAAAACTCATAACTAAATTTATTACCAATATAAACTGTACACCCGAATGAGAAAAATAGTATCAACTATATTCACTGCAACACTCTTTATTAGTTCATTAACAGCTTTTGCGCAATCAAATAAGCAAAAAGCGCCATATTCTTTTAGTAATCTTCCGGTAATTGCAAAAACTTCATTTAAGGCCGATACTTTCAATATCATTAAGTATGGTGCTAAAAACGATGGTGTTACTTTAAATAGCAAGGCGATAAATGATGCAATTGTAGCTTGTAATAAAAAAGGTGGGGGCGTAGTACTTGTTCCAAAAGGAATGTGGTTAACTGGACCAATCGAGTTAAAAAGCAACGTGAATTTACATTTGCAAAAAAATGCAATTATTCAGTTCACTAAAGATTTTAATCAATACCCATTAGTAGCTAGCAATTGGGAAGGCTTACCTCAAATGCGTAATCAATCACCTTTATGGTCTACAAACCAAACCAATATTGCAATAACAGGTTTTGGGATTATAGATGGAGCAGGCGAGGTTTGGCGAATGGTAAAAAAAGATAAACTCACAGAAAGCCAATGGTCTAAATTAGTGGCTTCTGGTGGTGTGTTAAGTGATGATAAAAAAAGCTGGTATCCTTCTGAGGCATTTTTCAAAGCTTCAAAAATGAAAAACCCTGGAGAAATTACTCCAGATAAAACGCCAGAGTTTTATAATAGCATTAAAACTTTTTTAAGACCAAACTTATTGGTTTTTACCTCATGTAAGAAGATTTTGTTAGAAGGGGTTACTTTTCAAAATTCGCCAGCATGGAATTTACATCCACTAATGTGTGAAGATTTAACGGTAAGAAATGTGTACGTTAAAAATCCGTGGTACGCACAAAATGGAGATGGTATAGATTTAGAATCTTGTAAAAACGTATTAATTGAAGGCAGCACTTTTGATGTAGGTGATGATGGAATTTGTATTAAATCTGGTCGTGATGCTGCAGGTAGAAAACGTGGAATGCCAACAGAAAATGTAATTATTCGCAATAGCACAGTTTATCATGCACATGGTGGATTTGTGATTGGCAGTGAAATGTCTGGTGGTGCAAAAAATATCTTCGTTTCAGATTGTTCATTCATTGGAACGGATATTGGTCTTCGTTTTAAAACAACTCGAGGTAGAGGTGGTGTGGTAGAGAAAATCTTTGTTAAAAACATCAATATGAAAGATATTGTTGGCGAAGCTATCTTATTTGATATGTATTATGCTGCGGTAGATCCTGTTCCCCTAAAAGGCGAAAAAAGAGATGCACCAAAAGTAGAGTTATTGCCTGTAACCGAAGAAACGCCTATTTTTAGAGATTTCCATATTACGGATGTAGTTTGTGATGGAGCTTCAAAAGCAGTATTTATTAGAGGTTTACCGGAATTAAGTATCAGTAACATCACACTAGATAATCTTAACATAAAAGCAGATGAAGGTGTTGATATTCAAGAAGCAAAAAATGTAAGTTTAAATAATGTGAATTTGATTGTTGCCAATTCTAATCCATTAATTAACATACAAAACGGAAATACAATCAACTTTAAAAACATAAATTATAATGCAGCTCAATTGCTTTTCCGCATAACAGGAGATAGAAATAGTGCCATTAAAACTTCTGGCTTAGATGCTACAAAAGCAAAATCTAAAACCGAATTTTTAGCTGGAGCTGATGAAAAAACATTGCAGATTAATAAATAGTATGAACAGATCCCTAAAGTATTTTGCACTTGTAGCCTTAACAAGCTTAACTTTTAAAGTAGGTGCCCAAGTAAAACCATTATCTCAACAAATGGCCGATCAGGTATTGGCTTTGTCAAAAGATTCTGCTAATGCAAGTTCTAATAATTTTAGACCAGTAAAATGGTCTTATGATCAAGGTGTAATTTTAGAAGGCATTGATGGCGTTTGGAAAAGAACGGCTAACAATGAATATTTTAAATACATGCAAGCTTGTATGGATGCCTATGTTACCAAAGATGGCGACATTAAGATGTACAAAATAGAAGACCATAATATAGACAATGTAAAAAACGGACGTACTTTATTAACGTTATACAAAGTAACTGGTCAGGCAAAATATTTTAAAGCGGCAACCATATTATGGAATCAGTTAAAAGAGCAACCTAGAACTAAAGAAGGCGGTTTTTGGCATAAAAAAATCTATCCAAATCAAATGTGGTTAGATGGATTGTATATGGGAGAGCCATTTTATGCTGAATATGCAGCGCTAATTAAAGATGAAAAAGCTTTTGATGATATCGCCAATCAATTTATTTGGATGGAGAAAAACTCAAGAGATGCAAAAACTGGTTTATTGTACCATGGTTGGGATGAGTCCAAAACCGAGAAATGGGCAGATAAAACCACTGGTAAATCTCCTAATTTTTGGGCAAGAGCAATGGGATGGTACGGAATGGCGTTGGTTGATGTATTAGACAATTTCCCTCAAAACCACCCAAAACGTGCAGCATTGTTAGCTATTTTAAATCGCTTTGCGGTAGCAACTCAAAAAGTTCAGGATGCTAAATCTGGCTTATGGTACGATATTTTAGATAAACCACAAGGCAAGGGTAATTACTTCGAATCATCTGCTTCGAGTATGTTTGTTTATACCTATGCAAAAGCAGTTAGAATGGGTTGGTTGCCAAAATCTTATTTCGCAGTGGCGGATAAGGGTTATAAAGGCATTCAAAAAGAATTTATAGAAAAAGTAGGCACTGATAAAGTTAATCTTAAAGGAACCGTAGCTGTTTCTGGCTTAGGTGGAAAACCATATCGTGATGGAAGTTATGCTTATTACATGAGCGAAAAAGTAATTACTAACGATGCAAAAGGTGTTGGTGCATTTTTATGTGCAGCTAACGAAATGGAAATTGCTGCATTGCCAAAACCTGCTTTAGGAAAAACTGTAATGCTCGACTCGTATTTTAACAACGAGGTTAGAAAGGATCAAAGTGGCAACGATCAAATTTGGCACTACAAATGGGATGCTCGTGATAATAATGGGTTCTCTTTGTTGGGAGAAATATTTGAAAGATCTGGATTTAAAAACAAAACTTTATATCAAGCACCAACTGTAGAAAATCTAAAAGGTACTTCAATTTATATAATTGTAGATCCTGATAGTGAAAAAGAAGCTGCAAAACCGAACTATATTCAAGAAAAAGACATTACCAATATTGCCAATTGGGTAAATGCAGGTGGTGTTTTAGTATTATTTGGTAACGATGGACCAAACGTAGAATTAGAGCATTTTAACAAGCTAGCTAATAAATTTGGCTTCCATTTTAATGGCGAAACAAAAGGTAAAGTTCCAGTTGCTGGTGTTTTTGAGACAGCTAAAGTCGTTGTTCCGGCAGGAAACGAAATATTCAAAAATGTTAAAGACCTTTTCATTAAAGAATACAGTAGTTTAAAGCTTTCTGGTAATGCAAGACCAATCTTAAAAGATATAGACGGCGACAATGTAATTGCGGTAAGTAAATATGGAAAAGGAACAGTATTTGTAATTGGCGACCCTTGGTTATACAATGAATATGTAGATGCAAGAAAATTACCAGCTACTTATGACAATTTCAAAGCTGCTAATGATTTAGTGAATTGGCTAACAAAGCAGGTTAAATAGTTAAGAAATAACCGTCATTGCGAGGCACGAAGCAATCTTAAAGCGATAAACAAAAAGATGAAAAAAATTAAAACGATATTTTACACGCTTATCTGCTTGAGCTTATACTCTTGCGCATCTGCTCAACAAGCCACACAAACGGCTCAAAAAACCGACGAATTAGCAGAAAAGATGCTGGTTTATCAATTGAGCAATGGAGCTTGGCCAAAGCAATTAGTTGGAGGTATTGTAGTTAAATATGAATTGCCATTAACTGATGCATTATTAGCTAAAATTAAAGCTACAGACTATATGCATGCTACTATTGATAATAAAGCAACCAGTAGAGAAATCAATGCATTAGTTAAGGCTTACAAAACCACTCAAAATAAAGCTTATTTAGTCGCAGCAGAAAAAGGTATAGATTATCTGTTTAAAGCGCAATATGCAAATGGAGGTTGGCCACAATATTATCCTGATAAAAGTAGCTACAGAGCAGAAATTACTTATAATGATGATGCGATGATTAACGTGTTAAATATCATGTTAAACATTGCAGCCCAAACAAACGATTTTGAAGTAGTAAATAAAGCGTACATCGCTAAAGCTGAAGATGCTGTAAAAAGAGGTTTAGATTGTATCTTAAAAACTCAAATTACCCAAAATGGGAAATTAACTATTTGGGCAGCACAATACGACCAAAACACTTTAAAACCAGCTAAGGCTAGAAATTTTGAACCTGCTTCTTTAAGTACTTCAGAATCTGTAGGGATAGTTAGGTTTTTAATGCGCTTAAAAAATCCATCACCAGCTACAAAAAATGCCATTTCAAATGCAGTGGCTTGGTTCGATTCCTCAAAAATTGTAGGTTTTAAATTTGCTAAATTTCCTGATGGAAAAGATACAGGGCTAATTCCAGATGCTACGTCTACAATTTGGGCTAGATTTTATGATTTTCAAACCAATAAGCCAATTTTTGGAGATAGAGACAATTCAATTAAATCAAACGTAGCAGATATTAGTTTCGAGCGTAGAAACGGATATGGATGGTACGGAACATGGGCAAATAATCTAATTCTTAAAGATTATCCAAAATGGCAGAAAAATAATCAATAAACAGTTTACAGTTCTCAGTTTTCAAGTCCGGCAACTGCCAATTGTAAACTGGAAATTGAGAACTGAATTCGGGAACGATTGCGCAAATATTTGCTTTCAAATAGGGTTTTTAATAGCTAAAAATACGTAAAATTGCTATAACCAAAAGCTGACAATGTGCTTTGATTTCTATCGTCGGCAAATTTTAATTTGAAATTTGATATACAATAATGATTCTATCTAAAGCAAATCTTAACCTTATCACTAAGGAAGATGTGATTGTGCCATCTGCAAATATTTTCGAACTTCCAGAAAAAGTATTGCAATTCGGAACTGGAGTTTTACTACGTGGCTTACCCGATTATTTTATAGATAAAGCAAATAAACAAGGTGTTTTTAACGGGAGAGTTGCTGTTGTAAAATCAACAAGTGGCGCTACAACCGAATTTGATGAACAAGATTCATTATATACGCTTTGCGTTAGAGGTATAGAAAATGGTCAACCAGTTTCTCAAAATATCATTTCATCAGCAATAAGTAGGGTAATTTCTGCTAACGATGACTGGAATGCCATTCTTGAAATTGCAAAATCAAAAGACTTATCGATTATTGTTTCAAATACTACCGAAGTTGGTATCCAGTTAGTAAACGAAAGTATTGACCAGAATCCGCCTGTTTCTTTTCCTGCTAAAGTATTGGCTGTTTTACACGAGAGATTTAAAGCTTTAGGTGCGATAAATAGTGGCTTAGTTATCGTTGCAACAGAGTTGATACCAGATAACGGTAAAAAATTGGGTTCAATAGTACTAGAGTTAGCTAAATTTAATAATCTAGGGGATGATTTCATTTTATGGTTACAAAATGAAAATAAGTTCTGTAATTCATTGGTTGATAGAATTGTACCGGGTAAACCTGATGCTGCAACCTTAGCTAACTTACAAGATGAACTGGGCTATACAGATAATTTATTATCTATGAGCGAGCCTTATAGTTTATGGGCAATCGAAGGTGGTGCTAAAGTAGCAGAAGCATTATCTTTTGCTAAAGTAGATAGTGGTGTTGTTATTGCTGAAGACATAGAAATTTATAGAGAATTAAAAGTTCGCTTATTAAACGGAACACATACTTTAAGTTCAGGAATTGCATTTCTATCAGGTATAGATACTGTTAAAAAAGCAATGACAAATGAGCAAATTAAAACTTACATAGAGGTTTTAATGAGAAACGAAATTGGTCCGGCTATTCCTTACCAAGTTACAGAAGAGCAAACTACAGCATTTGCAGGTACTGTTAAAGACCGTTTCGCCAATCCTTCAATCGAACATTTGTGGATTAATATCACTTTTCAGTATACAATGAAAATGAAAATCCGCATTTTGCCATTGTTGCTTAATCATTATAAATTGTTCAACAATGTTCCAGAAAATATCGCCTTTGGCTTTGCAGCCTACTTAACTTTTATGAAAGTAGCTAACGAAAAAGATGGTAAATATTATGGTTCTTATAATGGTATCGATTATTTAATTACTGATGATAGTGCAAGTTATTTAAACAATATCTTATCATCAGATAGTTCAGATTATCCATCGGCTGTGCTAAGCGATGTAGATTTCTGGAAAACAGATTTAAATTCATTGCCTTGTTTTACCCAAGCTGTAAGCGAAAAATACGAAGCAATTGCCAAAATCGGCATTGCAGATGCTCTAGTGAAATTAAACTCTTCTAATTAATTTAACTAACTTAAACCTTTCAAAAAAAGAAAGTAGAATAGATATGAAACAACAGGTTCTAA
The sequence above is drawn from the Pedobacter frigiditerrae genome and encodes:
- the pelA gene encoding pectate lyase — encoded protein: MKKIKTIFYTLICLSLYSCASAQQATQTAQKTDELAEKMLVYQLSNGAWPKQLVGGIVVKYELPLTDALLAKIKATDYMHATIDNKATSREINALVKAYKTTQNKAYLVAAEKGIDYLFKAQYANGGWPQYYPDKSSYRAEITYNDDAMINVLNIMLNIAAQTNDFEVVNKAYIAKAEDAVKRGLDCILKTQITQNGKLTIWAAQYDQNTLKPAKARNFEPASLSTSESVGIVRFLMRLKNPSPATKNAISNAVAWFDSSKIVGFKFAKFPDGKDTGLIPDATSTIWARFYDFQTNKPIFGDRDNSIKSNVADISFERRNGYGWYGTWANNLILKDYPKWQKNNQ
- a CDS encoding glycoside hydrolase family 88 protein, whose amino-acid sequence is MNRSLKYFALVALTSLTFKVGAQVKPLSQQMADQVLALSKDSANASSNNFRPVKWSYDQGVILEGIDGVWKRTANNEYFKYMQACMDAYVTKDGDIKMYKIEDHNIDNVKNGRTLLTLYKVTGQAKYFKAATILWNQLKEQPRTKEGGFWHKKIYPNQMWLDGLYMGEPFYAEYAALIKDEKAFDDIANQFIWMEKNSRDAKTGLLYHGWDESKTEKWADKTTGKSPNFWARAMGWYGMALVDVLDNFPQNHPKRAALLAILNRFAVATQKVQDAKSGLWYDILDKPQGKGNYFESSASSMFVYTYAKAVRMGWLPKSYFAVADKGYKGIQKEFIEKVGTDKVNLKGTVAVSGLGGKPYRDGSYAYYMSEKVITNDAKGVGAFLCAANEMEIAALPKPALGKTVMLDSYFNNEVRKDQSGNDQIWHYKWDARDNNGFSLLGEIFERSGFKNKTLYQAPTVENLKGTSIYIIVDPDSEKEAAKPNYIQEKDITNIANWVNAGGVLVLFGNDGPNVELEHFNKLANKFGFHFNGETKGKVPVAGVFETAKVVVPAGNEIFKNVKDLFIKEYSSLKLSGNARPILKDIDGDNVIAVSKYGKGTVFVIGDPWLYNEYVDARKLPATYDNFKAANDLVNWLTKQVK
- a CDS encoding tagaturonate reductase — encoded protein: MILSKANLNLITKEDVIVPSANIFELPEKVLQFGTGVLLRGLPDYFIDKANKQGVFNGRVAVVKSTSGATTEFDEQDSLYTLCVRGIENGQPVSQNIISSAISRVISANDDWNAILEIAKSKDLSIIVSNTTEVGIQLVNESIDQNPPVSFPAKVLAVLHERFKALGAINSGLVIVATELIPDNGKKLGSIVLELAKFNNLGDDFILWLQNENKFCNSLVDRIVPGKPDAATLANLQDELGYTDNLLSMSEPYSLWAIEGGAKVAEALSFAKVDSGVVIAEDIEIYRELKVRLLNGTHTLSSGIAFLSGIDTVKKAMTNEQIKTYIEVLMRNEIGPAIPYQVTEEQTTAFAGTVKDRFANPSIEHLWINITFQYTMKMKIRILPLLLNHYKLFNNVPENIAFGFAAYLTFMKVANEKDGKYYGSYNGIDYLITDDSASYLNNILSSDSSDYPSAVLSDVDFWKTDLNSLPCFTQAVSEKYEAIAKIGIADALVKLNSSN
- a CDS encoding glycoside hydrolase family 28 protein, translating into MRKIVSTIFTATLFISSLTAFAQSNKQKAPYSFSNLPVIAKTSFKADTFNIIKYGAKNDGVTLNSKAINDAIVACNKKGGGVVLVPKGMWLTGPIELKSNVNLHLQKNAIIQFTKDFNQYPLVASNWEGLPQMRNQSPLWSTNQTNIAITGFGIIDGAGEVWRMVKKDKLTESQWSKLVASGGVLSDDKKSWYPSEAFFKASKMKNPGEITPDKTPEFYNSIKTFLRPNLLVFTSCKKILLEGVTFQNSPAWNLHPLMCEDLTVRNVYVKNPWYAQNGDGIDLESCKNVLIEGSTFDVGDDGICIKSGRDAAGRKRGMPTENVIIRNSTVYHAHGGFVIGSEMSGGAKNIFVSDCSFIGTDIGLRFKTTRGRGGVVEKIFVKNINMKDIVGEAILFDMYYAAVDPVPLKGEKRDAPKVELLPVTEETPIFRDFHITDVVCDGASKAVFIRGLPELSISNITLDNLNIKADEGVDIQEAKNVSLNNVNLIVANSNPLINIQNGNTINFKNINYNAAQLLFRITGDRNSAIKTSGLDATKAKSKTEFLAGADEKTLQINK